Genomic window (Egicoccus halophilus):
CACCTTCGGGCTCACCGAGCAACTGGTGTTCCCGGAGATCGACTACGACCAGATCGACGCCGTGCGTGGCATGGACATCACCATCGTCACCACCGCCGACAACGACGAGCACGGCCGGGCGTTCCTCGACGCCTACGGCTTCCCGTTCGTCCGCGACAACCAGGCCTGAGGGAAACACGATGGCGAAGAAGTCCAAGATCGCCCAGCAGCGACGGGGCATGAAGTACGGCGTGCAGAACTACACGCGTTGCGACCGTTGCGGTCGTCCGCGCGCGGTGTTCAAGCGCTTCCGTCTGTGCCGCGTCTGCTTCCGCGAGATGGCGCACGCCGGCGAGCTGCCGGGCATCAAGAAGGCGTCCTGGTAGCAGCCCGGTGGAGGCAGTCGCCCCACCGAGCAGCGCCCGACCACATCCCACCGCACGCCGCCAGCCGGCGAGCGCGTACCACGACGGGAAGTGCGGGTCCGCGTCGGGCCCGTAACCCCAGGAGGAACTCCCCATGACGATGACCGACCCCGTGGCGGACATGCTGACGCGTGTCCGGAACGCGTCGATCGCCTACCACGACACGACCACCATGCCCTCGTCGAAGATCAAGGTGAACATCGCCCGGATCCTCGAGCAGGAGGGCTACATCACCGGTTGGTCCGTGGACGACGCGACGCCGCAGCCGAACCTGACGGTCAAGATGAAGTACGGGCAGAACCGCGAGCGGGTCATCACCGGGCTGCGCCGCATCTCCAAGCCGGGCCTGCGCGTGTACGTCAAGAAGGACGAGGTGCCCCGCGTTCTGGGCGGCCTCGGCGTCGCGATCGTGTCCACCAACGCCGGCCTGATGACCGACCGCACCGCCCGCGCCGAAGGCCGCGGCGGCGAGGTCGTCGCCTACGTCTGGTAGGAGAACCCATGTCCCGCATTGGCAAGCTCCCCGTCCCGGTCCCGGACGGCGTGGACGTCACCCTCGACGGGTTGACGGTCACGGTCACCGGACCCAAGGGCGAACTGACCCGCACGATGCCCGAGGGCGTCACGCTCTCGCGTGACGACGACGGCGCGATCGTGGTCACCCGCAACGGCGAGACCCGGACCGAGCGGTCGCGTCACGGCCTGGTGCGTACCCTGATCGCCAACATGATCGTCGGCGTGACCGAGGGCTACCGCAAGGCGCTCGAGCTGGTCGGCGTCGGCTACCGCGCCGCCGCCAAGGGCTCGGACATCGAGCTCCAGGTCGGCTACAGCCACCCGGTCACGATCGAGGCCCCCGAGGGCATCACCCTCAACGTGCCGGCCCCGACCCGTATCGAGGTCAGCGGCATCGACAAGGTGCTCGTCGGCCAGATCGCCGCGAACATCCGCAAGGTGCGCCCGCCGGAGCCCTACAAGGGCAAGGGCATCAAGTACGAGGGTGAGCGCATCCGCCGCAAGGCCGGAAAGGCCGCCGGCCGCTGAGCCGGTCCCACTCGGGACCGGCGCCCGGTACGCCGACGCAACGACCACGACACCACACCACCAGCGGTGCCGCCGGAACGGACGGCGGTGCCGCCGCCCGCGACACCGACCGGTGCCGGGCTCGTGGCCACCGGAGCAGCAACCGGTGGCTGCACGAGGAGGAGCAGACCTTCATGGACGCGAGCAAGAAGCGCCTCGCCCGCCAGCGGCGGCAGCAGCGCATCCGCAAGCAGGTACGCGGCACCGCCGGCAAGCCACGGCTGTCCGTCTACCGCAGCAACACCAACATCTACGCCCAGCTGATCGACGACGTCGCCGGACGCACGGTGGCCGCGGCCTCCTCGCTGGAGACCGACGTCGCCAAGGGTGAGGACGGCAAGGTCGGCGTCGCCAAGCAGGTCGGCACGCTCGTCGGCCAGCGGGCCAAGGACGCGGGCATCACCACCTGCGTGTTCGACCGCGGTGGCAACCGCTACGCCGGTCGTGTCGCGGCCCTCGCCGAGGGCGCGCGCGAGGCGGGGCTCGAGTTCTAGACAGGTCTCCCCGGTTCCCGGGGTACAAAGGAGTCAACCAATGGCAGCCAACAACCGTGGAGGCGGGGGCCCGGGTCGCGGCGGACGCGGCCGGGACGACCGTCGCGGTCGGGGTCGCGAGCAGGAGCGCGAGCAGTACGACGAGCGCGTCGTCGCGATCAACCGCGTCGCCAAGGTCGTCAAGGGTGGTCGTCGCTTCCAGTTCACCGCCCTCGTCGTCGTCGGCGACGGCAAGGGCATGGTCGGCGTCGGTCACGGCAAGGCCAAGGAAGTCCAGTCGGCGATCCAGAAGGGCGTCGAGGAGGCCAAGAAGAACTTCTTCAAGGTCCCCATGGTGGGCAGCACCATCGTGCACCCGGTCGTCGGGCGCGCCGGTGCGGGCCAGGTCATGCTGAAGCCGGCCGCCCCGGGTACCGGGGTCATCGCCGGTGGTCCGGTCCGTGCGGTCATCGAGGCCGCCGGGATCGCCGACCTGCTCGCCAAGTCGCTGGGCACCGCGAACCCGATCAACGTCGTGCACGCGACCGTCGCCGGCCTCCAGAGCCAGCGCTCGGCCCATGAGATCGCCACCCTGCGTGACAAGGCGGTCGAGGACGTCGCCCCGAAGAAGATGCTCGAGACCATGCGACAGGGCGGGAAGTGATGGCCGACAAGACGCTCCGCATCACGCAGACGCGGTCGGTCATCGGCCGCACCCAGGACCAGCGCGCCACCGTGCGTTCCCTGGGCCTCAAGCGCATCCGTCACACCGTCGAGCAGCCGGACCGCCCCGAGATCCGCGGGATGCTCCGCAAGGTGCCGCACCTCGTCGAGTGGGAAGTTCTCGACGCGGCGCCGTCGAGCACGCAGGACGAGGCCTGACATGACCATCAAGCTGCACCACCTCAAGCCCGCCGAGGGCGCCAAGACCGACAAGAAGCGCGTCGCCCGTGGTGACCGCGGCAAGGGCGGCAAGACCGCTGGTCGCGGGACCAAGGGCACCGGCGCGCGCGGCAACGTGCCCGCCGGGTTCGAGGGCGGCCAGATGCCGCTGATCCGTCGGCAGCCCAAGCGCCCCGGGTTCAACAACCCGAACAAGATCGAGTACGCGGTCATCAACGTGGCCCGGCTCGAGGAGGCGTTCGAGGCCGGTGACGAGGTCACCGTCGCGACGTTGACCGCCAAGGGGCTGGTCAAGAAGAAGCGCCCGGTCAAGGTGCTCGGTCACGGTGAGCTCTCCAAGGCGCTCACCGTCGACGTGGACGCGCTGACCGGCACCGCCCGGGAGAAGATCACCGCGGCCGGCGGCACCGTCCGCGACTGACGCCGTCCCGGTTCCACCGTTCGACCGACCGCCGGTGGCTGCGGGTGCACGACCCGGCAGGACCGGGCCGCGCGCCTCGCGGCCACCGGCGGTTCGGCGCGAAGGACGGTGTCCGATCGAACCGGTAGGCTCGCGACCGCGACCGCGAATCGTCGTGTGGCGCCCGGGGGAGTGACGCTTCGTGAGCGGCGACTCCCGGGCCGTGTAGTTCCCTGTGCAGCCCGAGGACCCCATGCTCCGAGCGTTCGTCAACGCCTTCAAGATCCCCGACCTGCGGCGCAAGCTGCTGTTCACCCTGGGGATCATCGCCCTCTACCGCCTCGGCGGCTGGATCCCGGTCCCGGGGGTCGAGATCGACCTGTTGCGCGACGCCGTGGCCGGCGCGGGTGCGGGCGGCATCGTCGGCATCATCAACCTGTTCGCCGGCGGCGCCCTGCAGCAGATGGCGGTCTTCGCGTTGGGCATCATGCCCTACATCACCGCGAGCATCATCATGCAGTTGCTCGCGGTGGTGATCCCCAAGCTCGAGGCGCTCCAGCGCGAGGGTGAGCAGGGACGGCGCAAGATCACGCAGTACACGCGCTACATCACCATCGGTCTCGCGCTGCTGCAGTCGACCACGCTGGTGACCCTGGCGCGCAACGGCGTGGCGTTCGGGGTGAACGTCGTGCCCAACGCCGGCACCGGCACGATCATCCTGATGGTGCTGACGTTGACCGCCGGCACCGGACTGATCATGTGGCTCGGTGAGCTGATCACCCAGCGCGGGATCGGCAACGGGATGTCCCTGCTGATCTACGTCTCGATCATCAGCCAGTTCCCCTCGCAGCTGTACGCGCTGCGCTCCGAGAAGCAGCTCGAGTCGCCGTTCCAGGGCTGGGAATGGGTGGCCGGCGTGCTGCTCATGGGCGTGTTCCTGACCGTGGCCGTCGTGTTCATGGAGATGGGCCAGCGGCGCATCCCCGTGCAGTACGCCCGCCGTCAGGTCGGCCGCCGCAGCTACGGCGGGCAGTCGACCTACATCCCCCTGAAGGTCAACCAGTCGGGCGTCATCCCGGTCATCTTCGCCTCGTCGCTGATGTACCTGCCGGGGCTGATCGCCAACGTCGCCGGGTCCGAACGCATGCGGGTGTGGACCGAGACCTACCTGGCCGACGCCAGCAACTGGTTCTACATCGTCCTGTTCGCGGCGCTGACGATCTTCTTCGCCTACTTCTACACCGCGATCGCGTTCAACCCGGTCGAGGTCGCCGACAACATGAAGCGCTACGGCGGCTTCATCCCGGGCATCCGGCCGGGTCGCCAGACGGCGGAGTACCTCGACCGCGTGCTGACGCGCATCACCCTGCCGGGGTCGTTGTACCTGGCTGCGGTGGCGGTGCTGCCGTTCATCCTGCTCGCCGTCGGCAACGTCACGGCCTTCCCGCTCGGTGGCGTCAGCCTGCTGATCATGGTGGGCGTCGCCCTGCAGACGATGCAGCAGGTCGAGAGCCAGCTGATGCAGCGCAACTACGAGGGCTTCCTGCGCTGAGCCGCGCAGCTTGGACGCACGTGGCCGCGGATGGGAGACTCCGCGGCCACGCCGTAATCCACGAGAGGACGAGCACGTGCGCGTGATCCTGCTGGGACCGCCCGGAGCCGGGAAAGGCACGCAGGCCGGCCGCATCGCGGCGACCTACGCCATCCCGCACATCTCCACCGGCGACATCCTGCGCGCGAACGTGCGCGAGGGCACCGAGCTCGGCAAGCAGGCTCGGACCTACATGGACGCCGGCGAACTCGTGCCCGACGACGTGATCCTGGGCATGGTCGGGATCCGGCTCGCCGAGCCCGATGCCACCGAGGGGTTCCTCTTCGACGGCTTCCCGCGCACCGTGCCCCAGGCCGAGGCCCTCGAGCAGTTGCTCATCGAACGTGGGCAGCCGCTCGACGCCGTGCTGCGGATGATCGTCGACACGCGGGAGGTCGTGCAGCGGCTGACGGGCCGGCGCACGTGCCGTGCCTGCGGCGCGGTCAAGCACATGGTCTACGACCCGCCGGAGGTCGAGGGCGTGTGTGACAAGTGCGGAGGGGAACTCGTCCAGCGCGACGACGACGCCGAGGACGTGGTCCTCAACCGCCTCGAGGTGTACCGGCGCTCCACCGAGCCCCTCGAGGAGTTCTACTGGGGCCGCGGCCTGCTGCGTGACGTCGAGGCGGTCGGTAGCGTCGACGAGGTCGGCGAACGCATCGACGCGATCCTCCGCGACGTCGCCTAGCCGCACGAGCGAGCGCCAGCGAGCGGGACGCTCGGGCTGGCGGGCGGGGACAACCGTGATCCTGAAGAAGACCGCAGACGACATCGCGAAGATGGCACGTGCCGGTGCCGTCGTGGCGAAGGTCCACGAGGAGCTGGTGGCGGCGTTGCGGCCCGGCATGTCGACGCTCGACCTCGACCGGATCGCGGAGAAGGTCGTGGTGGGCGCGGGCGCGGTGCCGTCGTTCAAGGGCTACCGCGGGTTCCCGGCCACGCTGTGCACCTCGAAGAACCAGCAGATCGTGCACGGCATCCCGTCGAAGGACGTGGTGCTCGACGAGGGCGACGTGATCTCGATCGACGCCGGTGCGATCGTCGACGGCTTCCACGGCGACTCGGCCACCACGTTGATCGTCGGTGGCGAGGACACGGTCGACCCGGCCGTGGCGACGTTGGTGCGCGAGACCCGCAACGCGCTGTGGCGCGGCCTGGCCGAGGTGCGCGACGGCAACCGGCTCGGCGACGTCGGTGCCGCGATCGAGGCGGTCGCCGACACGCGTGGCTACGGCGTCGTGCGTGAGTACGTCGGGCACGGCATCGGCCGCTCGCTGCACGAGGACCCCTCGGTGCCCAACTACGGCCGCCCCGGTCGTGGACTGAAGCTCACCCGCGGTTGGGTCATCGCCGTCGAGCCGATGTTCAACCTCGGCACCGAGGAGACCGAGACCCTCGACGACGGCTGGACCGTGGTCACGGCCGACGGCGCGGTCTCGGCCCACTGGGAGCACACGATCGCGATCACCGCGGACGGACCGGTCGTGCTGACCGCGCGCAGCGACGAGCCGTCGCACCTGCTCGAGGCGACGATTCCGAGCTGGTGAGGCCCGGCGACGGAGTGGCAGTTGCCCCGCGCCCGTCGGACTCGGTACCCTCCCCTCACGCCCTGCCTGCGCAGGGTGTGTCTTCGTCCGGCGGAACGGCACCTCGGCACGTCGAACCGCCCTCCGCCCGGACCTTGCGCCCACCACCGCGAGCCGACGCGCTCGTCCCGTGGGGCGCGGACCGACCGGAACGCCGCAGGGCGGCCCGGGCACGATCATGAACCGACCCGGAGACGGCGTGGCAGAGAAGGAAGACTCCATCCAGGTGGAGGGCACCGTCACGGAGGCCCTCCCGAACACCCAGTTCCGCGTGGAGCTGGAGAACGGCCACAGCGTCCTGGCCCACATCAGTGGGAAGATGCGGATGCACTACATCCGCATCCTGCCGGGCGACAAGGTCGTCGTGGAGCTGTCCCCCTACGACCTCTCCCGCGGGCGGATCACCTACCGCTACAAGTGAGACCGACCGGCGAGGCCGCGTGTCGCTGCCACGACACGGTTCCCGACCCCGCCGCTCGCCACAACGCGTCGCCCGTTCGCGGACGACGCCACAGATCGGCCGGCCGTCACCTCGCCGCCCGCCACCGGTGCGGCGCCACAGGAACGACGAGCCCTCCATCCGTCCGGGATGGGAGGCGGCCCCGGTGCGAGGCAGGCAGGCCCCGCGCCGCCGACGACCAGACGGGTCGTCGGACCAGCCGAAGGAGACGAACGTGAAGGTGCATCCTTCCGTCAAGAAGCAGTGTGACAAGTGCAAGATCATCCGCCGACGCGGCAGTGTGCGTGTGATCTGCGAGAACCCGCGCCACAAGCAGCGCCAGGGCTGACGGGGAGGCTGATCAACGATGGCACGTATTGCTGGAGTCGACGTCCCGCGCGAGAAGCGCGTGGTGATCGCCCTGACCTACATCTACGGCGTTGGCCGTTCGCGTGCGGAGGAGACCCTCGCCGCGACCGACATCAACCCGGACACGCGCGTCCGTGACCTGAACGACGACGAGGTGGGCCGTCTGCGCGCCCACATCGAGAACGCCTACCGGGTCGAGGGTGACCTGCGGCGCGAGGTCGCCAACAACATCAAGCGCAAGATCGAGATCGGCTCGTACCAGGGCATCCGGCACCGTCTCGGCCTGCCGGTCCGCGGTCAGCGCACCCACACCAACGCGCGGAGCCGCAAGGGCCCCAAGCGCACCGTCGGCGGCATCCGCAAGCCGACGCGCAAGTGACGAAGCGACCGAGGTAGCTGACCCATGGCACAGAAGAAGCAGCGCGGTCGCCGGCGCGAGCGCAAGAATGTGATGCACGCCAAGTGCCACATCAAGGCGACCTTCAACAACACCATCATCACCTTCACCGACCAGCAGGGCAACGTCCTGTCGTGGTCGACGGGTGGCAACGCGGGCTTCAAGGGCTCGCGCAAGTCCACGCCGTTCGCCGCGCAGGTCGCTGCCGAGGCCGCGACCAAGGCCGCCATCGACAATGGCGTGCGCAAGGTCGACGTGCTCTGCAAGGGTCCGGGCGCCGGTCGTGAGACCGCGATCCGCACCCTGGCTGCCGCCGGTATCGAGGTGCTGTCCATCAAGGACATCACCCCGGTGCCGCACAACGGCTGCCGCCCCCCGAAGCGCCGCCGCACCTGACGCCACCGGCGTCTCGCGGCGAGGAGCGCGCCGGTCGACCGACCCACGTCGGCGACCGGTCCGCGCGCTCCCGTGGCACCTCGCGACTCCGCGGGGTGACCGAGGACCAAGGATCGCGATCACATGGCTCGTTACACCGGCCCCATGACGAAGAAGTCGCGCCGTCTCGGCGTCGACCTCAAGGGCAACGACAAGTATTTCGAGAAGCGCCCGTACCCGCCGGGTGAACACGGCCGCGGCCGCATCAAGGAGTCGGAGTACCTCCTCCAGCTCCGCGAGAAGCAGAAGGCGCGGTACTACTACGGCGTGCTCGAGAAGCAGTTCCGCCGTTACTACGAGGAGGCCACCCGCAAGGACGGCCTCACCGGTGAGAACCTGCTCGTGCTGCTCGAGCTGCGCCTCGACAACGTGCTCTTCCGCGGCGGCTTCGGTCGCACCCGGGCCGAGTCGCGTCAGCTGGCCAGCCACAAGCACGTGATGGTCAACAACCGGGCGACCAACATCCCGTCCTACCGGGTCAAGCCGGGCGACGTCATCGAGATCCGCAGCCGGGCCCGTGAGTCCCAGGCGGTCATCGGTTCGCTCGAGGTCTTCGGTTCGCGTGAGGTCCCGGGCTGGCTGCAGTCCGACCCGAACCAGTTCAAGATCCACGTGGTCGACGCCCCGGTGCGTGCCCAGATCGACGCGCCGGTCAACGAGCAGGCCATCGTCGAGCTCTACTCGAAGTAGTCGCGCCGTCGGCGTGGCCGCCCCCGTCGGGGCGACGGCCACGCCGACGCCTCGCGTGTCTCGTCGCCGCCACGCCCCGTGCGGCGACCCGCGGACCGGCCCGGGAACACCGGACCGCGGTCGTACGAACGCCCCGCCGATGGCCCCGGGATCGAGGGCGGCGCGTGGTGGGGGGAACGCCCCACCGAAACCCTGCGGTCGCCCCGTCGCCGGGGCACCGGAACAGAGGAGCATCCGTGTCGGACTTCGGTTTCTACGACGAGGACGGCGTCATCAGCCTGGGGGAGACCACCTCGGGCTCGCCGTTCGTCGCCTACCGCCCGCGCCTCGACGAGCAGGTCGTCGAGGAGGGCACCCGCTCGCGGTTCACCATCGAACCGCTCGAGCCGGGCTTCGGCTACACCATCGGCAACTCGCTGCGCCGCACCCTGCTGAGCTCCGTGCCCGGCGCCGCGGTGACCCGCATCCGGTTCACCTCCGCCCAGGCCGCCGGGCCCGAGGGCGGTTCGGTCCTCCACGAGTTCTCGGCCATCGAGGGCGTCAAGGAGGACGTGACCGACATCATCCTCAACATCAAGGACCTCGTGGTCCGGTCGGACTCCGACGAGCCGGTCGAGATCTTCCTCGGTGGTGACGGACCGGGTGTGCTGACCGCGGAGAACATCTTCGCACCGTCGCAGGTCGAGGTCGTCAACGAGGACCTGCACATCGCGACCCTCAACGCCAACGGCCACCTCGAGATGTACCTGACCGTGGAGCGCGGCCGCGGCTACCGCACCGCGGACGCCAACAAGCGCAACAACGACCCGATCGGCGTCATCGCGATCGACTCGGTGTTCAGCCCGATCCGTCGGGTCGCCTACCGCGTCGAGTCGACCCGTGTCGAGCAGATGACCAACTACGACCGCCTGGTCCTCGACGTCGAGACCGACGGCTCGCTCACCCCGGCACAGGCACTGTCGTCGGCGGGTGAGACCCTCAAGGGCCTGTTCGAGCAGTTCGCCGGCTTCGAGACCTCCGGCCCCGGCGGCATCGTGGTCTCGCCGGAGGAGGCACTGGCCTCGATCGGGTCCGACCCGATCAAGCAGATGGCCATCGAGGACCTCGACCTGTCGGTCCGGTCCTACAACTGCCTCAAGCGTGAGGGCGTCGCCACGGTCGGCGAGCTGATGGAGCGCACCGAGCAGGACCTGCTCGAGATCCGCAACTTCGGCTCCAAGTCCGTGGACGAGGTCAAGGACAAGCTGACCGAGCTGGGCGTCGCACTGCGCGAGTGACCGGCCTCGTGGGGGAGTCGCGGCGTCGCCGCACCGCCCCCACCACACCACCAGGCGTGGTGGGAGGCGCGCACCCGCGTCCCCACGGAACCTTCGAAAGAGAGCACATCATGCCGACCCCCAAGCGTGGCCGCCGGCTCGGCGGCAGCCCGGCACACCAGCGCCACATCCTGGCGAACCTGGCCAAGGACCTGTTCCGCCACGGTCGTGTCAAGACGACCGAGGCCAAGGCCCGTGCGCTGCGGCCCTACGCCGAGCGACTGATCACCAAGGCGAAGCAGGGTGACCTGCACGCCCGCCGTCAGGTGCTCGCCAAGCTCAACGACCGCGACGTGGTCGCCTACCTCTTCGAGGAGGTCGCGCCGCGCTTCACCGAGCGCAACGGCGGCTACACGCGCCTGCTCAAGCTCGGTCCGCGCAAGGGCGACAACGCCCCCATGGCGCTGGTCGAGCTCGTCGAGCTGCCCACCGGTTCCGGTGAGGAGGCGATCGAGGAGGCCAAGGTCAGCCGTTCGCGCGGTCTGTTCGGCCGCCGTCGTCGCCAGTCCGCGGACACCGAGGGTGCGGCCGCCGGCACGGCGCTCCTCGACGCCGACACCGACGCCGACGACGAGATCGCGGACGACTCGCCGGCGTCGCCCGACAGCCCGGAGTCGGTCGACTCGCCCGCCTCGGTCGACTCGCCCGCGGAGACGGTCGCCGAGGCCGACGCCGAGGCGCTCGTCGACGACGAGGACGACAAGTAGGACCGCACGCATGACGAGCGGCGCGCCAGCGACCGTCCGGCTCCGGCTGGACCTCGCCTACGACGGCGCGCCGTTCGTCGGTTTCGCCCGCCAGCCGGATCAGGTCACCGTCCAGGGCACGCTCGAGCGCGCGGCCGAACGGATCCTCGGGCAGCCGATCGACGCGACCTGCGCCGGACGCACGGACCGTGGGGTCCACGCCCTGGCGCAGGTCGTGCACTTCGACCTCGATCCCGAGGTGGATCGCGCCGCGCGGGCCCTGGACGACCTCGAGGTCTTCCGCGACCGGCTCGACCGGCTCGTCGGTCCGCCGATCACGATCTGGGCGGCGCGTCGGGTCGCCGACGACTTCTCGGCCCGCTTCTCGGCGACCTGGCGGGGCTACCGCTACCGGGTCGCCGACACCCCTGCGCTCGCTCCGCTCGCGCGCCACGACTGCTGGCACGTCCGCCAGCGGTTGTCGCTGTCGGCGATGCGTCGGGCTTCCACGCACCTGGTCGGCGAACACGACTTCGCCGCGTTCTGCAAGAAGGCGCCCGGTCGCTCGAGCGTGCGCCGGCTGGACACGTGCACGATCCGGCGGGACGACACCGGGATCCTGCACCTGCGCTTCGTCGGGAACGCCTTCTGTCACAACCAGGTGCGCTCGCTGGTGGGCAGTCTGGTCGAGGTGGGGGCGGGCCGCCGGGAGCCGGACTGGATCGCGCAGGTCCTCGCCTCCGGCGACCGGCAGCGTGCCGGACGTGTCGCACCACCACAGGGGCTCGTGCTCGAGCGGGTCGGCTACGGGCGCCGATGGCCCGGAGCCCCGCCGGCCGGCGTCCGCGGTGGCATCCGGACCGCCTCGCCGGCGGCCGGTTGACCGCCGCCGGGGGTGGGGGGTACGCTTCGTGTCCGCGGTCCCCTGTGGACCGCGCGTTCGTGCACGGCGCGCCGGAGACCGGCCCCGCGGTTCGGGCCGAGCTCGTCGCCGCGGCCACCCGCCAGACGGGTCCGCCGGCAGACCGGGGCCGCCGGACGCCACCTCGCGAGACACCGAAGCCACCACGACGTGGTCGGGTGTCGTCGCCCGCAGCACGCACCGCACCGACCGAGCAACCGCCACGCGACGACCCACCGCTTCTCGCCTCGCGACGAGCAACCGTGGCCACCGAGGACGACATGCGCACCTACTCGCCCAGCGCCAAGGACATCACGCGCGACTGGTACGTGGTCGACGCCGAGGGCCAGACCCTCGGGCGGCTCGCCACCCGCGTCGCCAAGGTCCTGCGCGGCAAGCACAAGCCGACCTTCGCCCCCCACATGGACATGGGCGACCACGTCATCGTGATCAACGCGGACAAGGTCGTGCTGTCGGGCGCCAAGTCCGAACAGAAGCTCTACCACGCCCACTCCGGTTTCCCGGGCGGCCTGCGGTCGGTGCCCTTCGCCACCATGTTGGAGAAGAAGCCGACCGACATCGTCGAGAAGGCCGTCAAGGGCATGCTGCCCAAGAACAAGCTCGGCAATGCCATGGGCAAGAAGCTCAAGGTCTACGCCGGTGCCGACCACCCGCACGCCGCCCAGCAGCCCATGCCGCTGCCCGACCACGTCTGAGGACCGACTGATGGCGGACACCAAGATCTTCACCGGACGTCGCAAGTCGGCCGTCGCCCGCGCCCGCGTCACCCGCGGTTCGGGTCAGTTCGAGCTCAACGGCCGGCCCCTCGAGAACTACTTCACCACGGAGAAGCTCCGCGCCGCGGTACTCGAGCCCTTCGCGGTGGTCGAGCAGGCCGGCCAGTGGGACGTCAAGGCCCGCATCCACGGCGGCGGCACCACCGGGCAGGCCGGTGCGGTGCGCCTCGCCATCGCCCGTGCCCTCGCGGAGGACAGCCCCGAGTGGCGCACGCCGCTCAAGCAGGCCGGGTTGCTCACGCGTGACGCCCGCAAGGTCGAGCGCAAGAAGTACGGCCTCAAGAAGGCCCGTCGCGCGCCGCAGTTCTCCAAGCGCTGAGACGAGTACACGCCCGCGACGTACGCCGTCCCCGTCCGGGGGCGGCGTTCGTCGTTCGTCGACGTCTGCACGCGCCCTAGGCTGCCGACGCCCACCCTTCCCAGCAGAAAGTCCGGCCCGTGGGATCGATCTTCGGCACCGACGGCGTGCGTGGCAAGGCAAACGCCGACCTCACGCCCGAGCTGGCGCTGGCGCTGGGCCGCGCGCTGGTCACCGTGTTGCGCGAGGACGGAACCCGCCGGCCCTCGATCCTGATCGGCCGTGATCCACGCTGGTCGGGTGAGATGCTCGAGTCGGCGCTGATCGCCGGGATCACCTCGGCCGGTGGCGACGCGGTGTCGGTGGGCGTGCTGCCCACGCCGG
Coding sequences:
- the rpsK gene encoding 30S ribosomal protein S11, translating into MAQKKQRGRRRERKNVMHAKCHIKATFNNTIITFTDQQGNVLSWSTGGNAGFKGSRKSTPFAAQVAAEAATKAAIDNGVRKVDVLCKGPGAGRETAIRTLAAAGIEVLSIKDITPVPHNGCRPPKRRRT
- the rpsD gene encoding 30S ribosomal protein S4; the protein is MARYTGPMTKKSRRLGVDLKGNDKYFEKRPYPPGEHGRGRIKESEYLLQLREKQKARYYYGVLEKQFRRYYEEATRKDGLTGENLLVLLELRLDNVLFRGGFGRTRAESRQLASHKHVMVNNRATNIPSYRVKPGDVIEIRSRARESQAVIGSLEVFGSREVPGWLQSDPNQFKIHVVDAPVRAQIDAPVNEQAIVELYSK
- a CDS encoding DNA-directed RNA polymerase subunit alpha, whose amino-acid sequence is MSDFGFYDEDGVISLGETTSGSPFVAYRPRLDEQVVEEGTRSRFTIEPLEPGFGYTIGNSLRRTLLSSVPGAAVTRIRFTSAQAAGPEGGSVLHEFSAIEGVKEDVTDIILNIKDLVVRSDSDEPVEIFLGGDGPGVLTAENIFAPSQVEVVNEDLHIATLNANGHLEMYLTVERGRGYRTADANKRNNDPIGVIAIDSVFSPIRRVAYRVESTRVEQMTNYDRLVLDVETDGSLTPAQALSSAGETLKGLFEQFAGFETSGPGGIVVSPEEALASIGSDPIKQMAIEDLDLSVRSYNCLKREGVATVGELMERTEQDLLEIRNFGSKSVDEVKDKLTELGVALRE
- the rplQ gene encoding 50S ribosomal protein L17: MPTPKRGRRLGGSPAHQRHILANLAKDLFRHGRVKTTEAKARALRPYAERLITKAKQGDLHARRQVLAKLNDRDVVAYLFEEVAPRFTERNGGYTRLLKLGPRKGDNAPMALVELVELPTGSGEEAIEEAKVSRSRGLFGRRRRQSADTEGAAAGTALLDADTDADDEIADDSPASPDSPESVDSPASVDSPAETVAEADAEALVDDEDDK
- the truA gene encoding tRNA pseudouridine(38-40) synthase TruA, which gives rise to MTSGAPATVRLRLDLAYDGAPFVGFARQPDQVTVQGTLERAAERILGQPIDATCAGRTDRGVHALAQVVHFDLDPEVDRAARALDDLEVFRDRLDRLVGPPITIWAARRVADDFSARFSATWRGYRYRVADTPALAPLARHDCWHVRQRLSLSAMRRASTHLVGEHDFAAFCKKAPGRSSVRRLDTCTIRRDDTGILHLRFVGNAFCHNQVRSLVGSLVEVGAGRREPDWIAQVLASGDRQRAGRVAPPQGLVLERVGYGRRWPGAPPAGVRGGIRTASPAAG
- the rplM gene encoding 50S ribosomal protein L13, yielding MRTYSPSAKDITRDWYVVDAEGQTLGRLATRVAKVLRGKHKPTFAPHMDMGDHVIVINADKVVLSGAKSEQKLYHAHSGFPGGLRSVPFATMLEKKPTDIVEKAVKGMLPKNKLGNAMGKKLKVYAGADHPHAAQQPMPLPDHV
- the rpsI gene encoding 30S ribosomal protein S9 codes for the protein MPWARSSRSTPVPTTRTPPSSPCRCPTTSEDRLMADTKIFTGRRKSAVARARVTRGSGQFELNGRPLENYFTTEKLRAAVLEPFAVVEQAGQWDVKARIHGGGTTGQAGAVRLAIARALAEDSPEWRTPLKQAGLLTRDARKVERKKYGLKKARRAPQFSKR